A genomic region of Caulobacter vibrioides contains the following coding sequences:
- the rsmH gene encoding 16S rRNA (cytosine(1402)-N(4))-methyltransferase RsmH produces MSAAPHISVLLDEVVEALDAKPGDVVVDGTFGAGGYTRAVLPTGASVVAFDRDPTVRQFADALPADRFRLVQARFSEMLDELGAESVEGVMLDLGVSSMQLDQAERGFSFMRDGPLDMRMGDTGPTAADLVNTLDQTELARVLYVYGEEHASRRIASFIVRRREERPFERTLDLAEVIERAVGGRKGAKVHPATRSFQGLRIAVNDELGELEAGLVAAERVLKPGGRLVVVTFHSLEDRIVKAFLAERAGRTPGGSRHAPPVVAAAAPSFQLISNKAIAPGEAELAVNPRARSSKLRAAVRTEAPVWEASA; encoded by the coding sequence GTGAGCGCCGCGCCGCACATCTCGGTTCTGCTGGACGAGGTCGTCGAGGCCCTGGACGCCAAGCCCGGTGACGTCGTGGTCGACGGTACCTTCGGAGCGGGCGGCTATACCCGCGCGGTGCTGCCGACCGGCGCCAGCGTCGTGGCCTTTGACCGCGATCCGACGGTGCGGCAGTTCGCAGACGCGCTCCCGGCCGATCGCTTCCGCCTGGTTCAGGCCCGCTTCTCCGAAATGCTGGACGAGCTGGGCGCGGAGAGCGTCGAGGGCGTGATGCTGGATCTGGGCGTCTCGTCGATGCAGCTGGATCAGGCCGAGCGCGGCTTTTCCTTCATGCGCGATGGTCCGCTGGACATGCGGATGGGCGACACGGGGCCGACCGCCGCCGACCTGGTCAACACGCTGGACCAGACCGAGCTGGCGCGGGTTCTCTATGTCTATGGCGAGGAGCACGCCTCGCGCCGCATCGCCAGCTTCATCGTCCGGCGTCGTGAAGAGCGCCCGTTCGAGCGCACCCTGGACCTAGCCGAAGTGATCGAGCGCGCCGTCGGCGGCCGCAAGGGCGCCAAGGTCCATCCGGCCACGCGCTCGTTCCAAGGCCTGCGCATTGCGGTCAATGACGAGCTGGGCGAGCTGGAGGCCGGTCTGGTCGCCGCTGAGCGCGTTCTGAAGCCCGGCGGTCGGCTGGTGGTCGTGACCTTCCACTCGCTGGAGGACCGCATCGTCAAGGCGTTCCTGGCCGAGCGGGCCGGGCGCACGCCGGGCGGCTCGCGCCACGCGCCGCCGGTCGTTGCGGCGGCGGCTCCCAGCTTCCAGCTGATCTCCAACAAGGCCATCGCGCCCGGCGAGGCCGAGTTGGCCGTCAATCCACGCGCGCGGTCCTCGAAGCTGCGCGCAGCCGTTCGCACCGAAGCCCCTGTGTGGGAGGCTTCCGCGTGA
- a CDS encoding division/cell wall cluster transcriptional repressor MraZ has translation MFLSTFEKQLDSKRRIVVPQEFRAAVSGPFDGIFCFPSIEADCLEAGGKALFDRYQAVIEEMPFGDPTRTALETSILGGMAKLTFDTAGRITLPDHLCDMFGLTDSVAVVGMGERFQIWSREAFQAHRAQQRDLAREGLAALRAQQRAAQLGVGKFGGAA, from the coding sequence GTGTTTCTCTCGACATTCGAGAAGCAGCTCGACAGCAAGCGGCGCATCGTCGTGCCGCAGGAATTCCGCGCGGCCGTCTCGGGCCCCTTCGACGGCATCTTCTGTTTTCCCTCGATCGAGGCCGACTGCCTGGAGGCGGGTGGCAAGGCGCTGTTTGATCGCTATCAGGCGGTGATCGAGGAGATGCCGTTCGGCGATCCCACCCGCACGGCGCTGGAGACCAGCATCCTGGGCGGCATGGCCAAGCTCACGTTTGATACAGCTGGTCGCATTACGCTGCCCGACCATCTGTGCGACATGTTCGGCCTTACGGATTCGGTGGCCGTCGTCGGTATGGGTGAGCGTTTTCAGATCTGGTCGCGCGAGGCCTTCCAGGCCCATCGCGCGCAGCAGCGTGATCTGGCGCGCGAAGGTCTAGCGGCCCTGCGCGCTCAGCAGCGCGCGGCCCAATTGGGTGTTGGGAAGTTCGGAGGCGCAGCGTGA
- a CDS encoding FMN-binding negative transcriptional regulator, with amino-acid sequence MHPAKPFHVEDRVVLLDFLRAHPFVTIAASVGGRPFVAQSPVVIRELDGEIALDFHLSRGNVLTPHLTQGFRAVVLATGVDAYVSPDWYESPDQVPTWNYLSVEAEGSVASLNDEELVALLDDLSAQEEARLAPKKPWTRDKMKSGKFEALLRGIQGGRLFVERLEGTFKLSQNKSDADRLGAVKGLGEHPIAGLMRST; translated from the coding sequence ATGCATCCGGCCAAGCCGTTTCATGTCGAGGACCGCGTGGTCCTGCTGGACTTCCTGCGCGCCCATCCCTTCGTGACGATCGCGGCCTCCGTGGGCGGGCGGCCCTTCGTGGCCCAGTCGCCGGTCGTGATCCGCGAGCTGGACGGCGAGATCGCCCTCGACTTCCACCTGTCGCGCGGCAACGTCCTGACGCCGCACCTGACGCAAGGCTTCCGGGCGGTGGTCCTGGCGACCGGCGTCGACGCCTATGTCAGCCCCGACTGGTATGAGAGCCCCGACCAGGTCCCGACCTGGAACTATCTGTCGGTGGAAGCCGAGGGTTCGGTGGCGTCGCTGAACGACGAGGAGCTGGTCGCGCTACTTGATGACTTGTCGGCCCAGGAGGAAGCGCGCCTTGCGCCGAAAAAGCCCTGGACCCGCGACAAGATGAAGTCCGGCAAGTTCGAGGCCCTGCTGCGCGGCATCCAGGGCGGACGCCTGTTCGTCGAGCGCCTGGAGGGCACCTTCAAGCTCTCGCAGAACAAGTCCGACGCCGACCGCCTGGGCGCGGTAAAGGGGCTTGGCGAGCATCCGATCGCAGGGCTGATGCGCTCAACATAG
- a CDS encoding N-acetylmuramoyl-L-alanine amidase, whose protein sequence is MSLSIIEAPSPNFDARKAVPDTVILHYTGMETGEAAIERLRDPEAKVSAHYCVEEDGRIVRLVPEERRAWHAGAAFWKGVKDINSASIGIEIVNPGHEFGYRPFPEAQIAAVINLLADVRSRWMIPDGRILGHSDVAPARKIDPGELFPWKRLAESGHGLWIEPAPSPGAPLGQGEEGTGVFALQAGLTRLGYDCAPSGKYDEWTTTVVSAFQRHWLQSRFDGIADGETRARLVGLLRAATD, encoded by the coding sequence ATGAGCCTGTCCATTATCGAGGCCCCGTCGCCGAACTTCGACGCCCGCAAGGCCGTGCCCGACACCGTGATCCTGCACTATACGGGCATGGAGACCGGCGAGGCGGCGATTGAGCGCCTGCGCGATCCCGAGGCCAAGGTCAGCGCCCACTACTGCGTCGAAGAGGACGGCCGGATCGTGCGCCTGGTGCCCGAAGAGCGCCGGGCCTGGCACGCGGGCGCGGCCTTCTGGAAGGGCGTCAAGGACATCAACTCGGCCTCGATCGGTATCGAGATCGTCAATCCCGGTCACGAGTTCGGCTATCGCCCGTTCCCGGAGGCCCAGATCGCGGCGGTGATCAACCTCCTGGCCGACGTGCGCTCGCGCTGGATGATCCCCGACGGCCGTATTCTTGGCCACTCTGACGTCGCGCCGGCCCGCAAGATCGATCCGGGCGAGCTCTTCCCCTGGAAGCGCCTGGCTGAAAGCGGCCATGGCCTGTGGATCGAGCCTGCGCCCTCGCCCGGCGCGCCGCTGGGCCAGGGTGAGGAGGGGACGGGCGTCTTCGCGCTGCAGGCGGGCCTGACGCGGCTCGGCTATGACTGCGCGCCTAGCGGCAAGTACGACGAGTGGACCACCACCGTGGTCTCGGCTTTCCAGCGCCACTGGCTGCAGAGCCGCTTCGACGGCATCGCCGATGGCGAGACCCGGGCGCGTCTGGTCGGCCTGCTGCGGGCGGCGACCGACTGA
- a CDS encoding DMT family transporter has product MSLRDFGLLVLICLIWAGSNIISKLVVAHWGVPPLYYAAVRFALVAALTLPWLLPAPRPTWRMVLVGLLMGGGNFALLFMGFQTASPSAASVVIQVGVPFTTLLSVLILGEKIRWRRGLGIALTLLGAVVVMWSPHGIELSAGLWLIVAAAFTGSLGAVMMKQIEGVKPLQFQAWVGFSSVWPLAAMSAFMEPGQVAAGFAAGWPFVAAVVFSAVVVSILAHTAYYGLIQRYEANLIAPLTLMTPLFTIGMGVVVTHDHFDLRMGMGAALALLGVLIIALRRNQVMPLLMSIRNRVQ; this is encoded by the coding sequence ATGTCCCTTCGCGACTTCGGCCTTCTGGTGCTGATCTGCCTGATCTGGGCGGGCAGCAACATCATCTCCAAGCTGGTGGTCGCCCATTGGGGCGTGCCGCCGCTGTATTATGCCGCCGTGCGCTTCGCCCTGGTGGCGGCGCTGACCTTGCCCTGGCTGTTGCCCGCGCCGAGGCCCACCTGGCGGATGGTGCTGGTCGGCCTTCTGATGGGCGGCGGCAATTTCGCCCTGCTGTTCATGGGCTTCCAGACCGCCTCGCCGTCGGCGGCCTCGGTGGTGATCCAGGTCGGGGTGCCGTTCACGACCCTGCTGTCGGTGCTGATCCTGGGTGAGAAGATCCGCTGGCGCCGAGGGCTGGGCATCGCTCTGACCCTGCTGGGCGCTGTGGTCGTGATGTGGAGCCCTCACGGCATCGAGCTGTCGGCGGGGCTCTGGCTGATCGTCGCGGCCGCCTTCACCGGTTCGCTCGGCGCGGTGATGATGAAACAGATCGAAGGCGTCAAACCGCTGCAGTTCCAGGCCTGGGTCGGCTTCTCGTCGGTCTGGCCGCTGGCGGCGATGAGCGCCTTCATGGAGCCGGGGCAGGTCGCGGCGGGCTTTGCCGCAGGCTGGCCGTTCGTCGCGGCGGTGGTGTTCTCGGCCGTGGTGGTTTCGATCCTGGCCCATACGGCCTATTACGGGCTGATCCAGCGCTATGAGGCTAATCTGATCGCGCCGCTGACCCTGATGACGCCGCTCTTCACGATCGGCATGGGCGTGGTGGTCACCCATGACCACTTCGATCTGCGGATGGGAATGGGCGCGGCCCTTGCGCTGCTGGGCGTTCTGATCATCGCGCTTCGGCGGAATCAGGTCATGCCGCTGTTGATGTCGATCCGGAACCGCGTCCAATGA
- a CDS encoding flavin-containing monooxygenase — protein sequence MAMQHVDVLIVGAGLSGIGAAYHLQKHCPGKTYAILEGREAIGGTWDLFRYPGIRSDSDMYTLGYSFKPWKAAKAIADGPSILDYVRETAREHDIDRHIRFKHLVKRASWSSETATWTVEAEHDGKPVTLTCRFLHMCSGYYRYSAGYTPDFAGTERFQGRIVHPQHWPEDLDYSGKKVVVIGSGATAVTLVPEMAKTAAHVTMLQRSPTYVVSRPAEDGIANWLRSKLPAMTAYGITRWKNVLFQLFFFNLARKKPEKVKERLLGMVREHLGPDFDVETHFTPRYNPWDQRLCLVPDADLFDSLKSGAASVVTDHIDSFTETGILLKSGKTLDADVVVTATGLQLQLLSGMEVVVDGKVADLSQSMSYKGMMFSDVPNLASVFGYTNASWTLKADLTSEYVCRLLNHMDRTGADYCVPRLDGEVEAAPWLDFSSGYITRSIGHFPKQGTRKPWKVHQNYALDLMTLRMGKVEDGVMQFGRKTGEAAKAKPEKALEPA from the coding sequence ATAGCCATGCAACATGTCGACGTACTGATCGTGGGCGCGGGACTTTCAGGGATCGGCGCGGCCTATCACCTGCAAAAGCACTGCCCGGGCAAGACCTATGCGATCCTGGAAGGACGCGAGGCGATCGGCGGCACCTGGGACCTGTTCCGCTATCCCGGCATCCGCTCCGACAGCGACATGTACACCCTGGGCTACAGCTTCAAGCCGTGGAAGGCCGCCAAGGCGATCGCCGACGGCCCGTCGATCCTGGACTATGTCCGCGAGACCGCCCGCGAGCACGACATCGACCGGCACATCCGCTTCAAGCATCTGGTCAAGCGCGCCAGCTGGTCCAGCGAGACGGCGACCTGGACCGTCGAGGCCGAACATGACGGCAAGCCCGTCACCTTGACGTGCCGCTTCCTGCACATGTGCTCGGGCTACTATCGCTATTCGGCGGGCTACACGCCGGACTTCGCCGGGACCGAGCGCTTCCAGGGCCGCATCGTCCATCCCCAGCACTGGCCCGAGGACCTCGACTACAGCGGCAAGAAGGTCGTGGTGATCGGCAGCGGCGCCACCGCCGTGACCCTGGTGCCCGAGATGGCCAAGACCGCCGCCCACGTCACCATGCTGCAGCGCTCTCCGACCTATGTGGTGTCGCGTCCGGCCGAGGACGGGATCGCCAACTGGCTGCGCTCGAAACTGCCCGCGATGACCGCCTATGGCATCACGCGCTGGAAGAACGTGCTGTTCCAGCTGTTCTTCTTCAACCTGGCCCGCAAGAAGCCCGAGAAGGTCAAGGAACGCCTGCTGGGCATGGTCCGCGAGCACCTGGGTCCCGATTTCGACGTCGAGACCCACTTCACGCCGCGCTACAATCCCTGGGACCAGCGCCTGTGCCTGGTGCCCGACGCCGACCTGTTCGACTCGCTCAAGAGCGGCGCGGCCTCGGTCGTGACCGATCACATCGACAGCTTCACCGAGACCGGCATCCTGCTGAAGTCCGGCAAGACCCTGGACGCCGACGTCGTCGTCACCGCCACCGGCCTGCAGCTCCAGTTGCTGAGCGGCATGGAGGTCGTGGTCGACGGCAAGGTCGCCGACCTGTCGCAGTCGATGAGCTACAAGGGCATGATGTTCAGCGACGTGCCGAACCTGGCCTCGGTGTTCGGCTACACCAACGCCAGCTGGACGCTGAAGGCCGACCTGACCAGCGAATATGTCTGCCGCCTGCTCAACCACATGGACCGCACGGGCGCCGACTATTGCGTGCCGCGCCTCGACGGCGAGGTCGAGGCCGCGCCGTGGCTGGACTTCTCGTCGGGCTACATCACCCGCTCGATCGGCCACTTCCCCAAGCAGGGGACACGCAAGCCCTGGAAGGTGCACCAGAACTACGCGCTGGACCTGATGACCCTGCGCATGGGCAAGGTCGAGGACGGCGTGATGCAGTTTGGCCGCAAGACCGGCGAGGCCGCCAAGGCCAAGCCTGAAAAGGCCTTGGAACCGGCCTGA
- a CDS encoding oxygenase MpaB family protein, with the protein MIGPSSYLGWKIDYASPPGEPALLDPGSMHWRVYKNPIALAVGGVAAVLLEFAEPRIRSGVWDHSTFKTDPIGRAMRTGTAALIGVYGPASAARRVIQGVTHMHERVSGETPDGQAYTALDPELLNWVAATAVYGFVTAYDQFVAPLTEADKTRFYEEAAPVAHLYGATASPGSEAAFMAMLQALSPRFEPHPIVDEFLATIRSSKIAPAAPKALQRTLARAAVSLLPPVVRERLALGPEHDLSSLETLALRAAGAVAEKVAVRGAPPCQASLRLGLPYNFLYQRQSERRRALEARIVSAPRGTASL; encoded by the coding sequence ATGATCGGTCCGTCCTCCTATCTCGGCTGGAAGATCGACTACGCCAGCCCGCCCGGCGAGCCGGCTCTGCTGGACCCCGGCTCGATGCACTGGCGCGTCTACAAGAACCCGATCGCCCTGGCGGTCGGGGGCGTGGCGGCGGTGCTGCTTGAGTTCGCCGAGCCGCGCATCCGGTCGGGGGTCTGGGACCACTCCACCTTCAAGACCGATCCGATCGGCCGCGCCATGCGCACCGGAACCGCCGCCCTGATCGGGGTCTATGGCCCGGCGTCAGCGGCGCGGCGGGTCATCCAAGGCGTCACCCACATGCATGAGCGTGTGTCGGGCGAAACGCCGGACGGCCAGGCCTATACGGCTCTGGACCCCGAGCTTTTAAACTGGGTCGCCGCCACGGCCGTCTATGGCTTCGTCACCGCCTACGACCAGTTCGTCGCGCCGCTGACCGAGGCCGACAAAACCCGCTTCTACGAAGAGGCCGCGCCCGTCGCCCACCTCTATGGCGCGACGGCCTCGCCAGGCTCCGAAGCCGCGTTCATGGCGATGCTGCAGGCGCTGTCGCCACGCTTCGAGCCGCATCCGATCGTGGATGAGTTTCTGGCGACCATTCGGTCATCCAAGATCGCGCCCGCTGCTCCCAAGGCTCTGCAGCGAACCCTGGCGCGCGCCGCCGTTTCGTTGTTGCCGCCGGTGGTGAGGGAAAGGCTGGCGCTCGGCCCCGAGCATGACCTGTCGTCGCTCGAGACGCTGGCGCTGAGGGCCGCAGGGGCGGTCGCCGAAAAGGTCGCCGTGCGCGGCGCTCCGCCCTGCCAGGCCAGCCTCCGCCTGGGGCTACCCTACAACTTTCTCTATCAACGCCAGTCGGAACGGCGGCGCGCTCTTGAGGCAAGGATCGTCAGCGCGCCTAGAGGAACGGCGTCGCTCTAG
- a CDS encoding SgcJ/EcaC family oxidoreductase, with the protein MAGEDADMIDRRTMLMAGGLAMTTTMVKAGEGTDAIQALIQAYFTAWNTNAPERFAEIFWPDGSWVNVVGMHWRGRDQIVFAHTAFLKTIFKDCKQELVSVEARTIAPGSALAVVTLIQDAYVTPDGRQMPRAHDRLTLLAVEREGVWRFIHGHNTIVNPDAANNDPVLRMKPA; encoded by the coding sequence ATGGCGGGCGAGGACGCGGACATGATCGATAGACGCACAATGTTGATGGCGGGGGGATTGGCGATGACGACGACGATGGTGAAGGCGGGCGAGGGAACCGACGCGATCCAGGCCCTGATCCAGGCCTATTTCACCGCTTGGAACACCAATGCGCCGGAGCGGTTCGCGGAGATTTTCTGGCCAGACGGCTCGTGGGTGAATGTGGTGGGCATGCATTGGCGGGGGCGCGATCAGATCGTCTTCGCGCACACCGCGTTCCTCAAGACCATCTTCAAGGACTGCAAGCAGGAGCTGGTGAGTGTTGAGGCGCGAACCATCGCGCCTGGCTCGGCCCTGGCGGTGGTCACCTTGATCCAGGACGCCTACGTCACGCCCGATGGTCGCCAGATGCCTCGGGCGCACGACCGACTGACCCTGCTGGCGGTCGAGCGGGAAGGGGTGTGGCGGTTCATCCACGGACACAACACGATCGTGAATCCAGACGCCGCCAACAATGACCCGGTGCTGCGGATGAAGCCGGCCTGA
- a CDS encoding helix-turn-helix domain-containing protein — protein sequence MFTVQRHRPSPWLAPFVRAFEARSQRLDVLIVPRPLPARPEHFLEFYLADRYRVREAATGAVDTAPPAVLVGPQTYRRVDVLLTGQLDLFTIQFTPTGFSALFGHPTTVLTDQAHDARSVLGERVGEISERLAATPDMTRRVAIAEAWLGRLVSGAPEDPIAWAARQMTRLTGGVRVAELAALTDLSERQFERRFTAAVGVAPKRYARILRFREALRLHEMGDASGWAAIAHAAGYVDQAHMIHEFRALSGETPERLARSLAPARESGSS from the coding sequence GTGTTCACAGTTCAGAGACACCGCCCCAGTCCATGGCTCGCCCCCTTCGTCCGAGCCTTCGAGGCGCGGTCGCAGCGGCTGGACGTGCTGATCGTGCCTCGGCCGCTGCCGGCCCGGCCCGAGCACTTTCTGGAATTCTATCTCGCCGATCGCTACCGGGTGCGCGAGGCGGCCACCGGGGCGGTTGATACGGCGCCGCCCGCCGTGCTCGTAGGGCCCCAGACCTACCGCCGGGTGGATGTGCTGCTGACCGGTCAGCTTGATCTCTTCACCATCCAGTTCACGCCGACGGGGTTCAGCGCCCTGTTTGGCCATCCGACGACCGTGTTGACCGACCAGGCCCACGACGCGCGATCGGTGCTGGGCGAGCGTGTCGGCGAGATCAGCGAGCGGCTCGCCGCGACGCCGGACATGACCCGTCGTGTCGCCATCGCGGAAGCCTGGCTAGGGCGTCTGGTCTCGGGCGCGCCGGAGGACCCCATCGCCTGGGCGGCGCGCCAGATGACGCGGTTGACGGGCGGTGTCCGGGTGGCTGAGCTGGCGGCGCTGACCGACTTGAGCGAGCGACAGTTCGAACGGCGCTTCACGGCGGCGGTCGGTGTCGCGCCCAAGCGCTATGCGCGGATCCTGCGGTTCCGCGAGGCTCTGCGGCTGCACGAGATGGGGGACGCCAGCGGCTGGGCCGCCATCGCCCATGCGGCCGGCTATGTCGATCAGGCGCACATGATCCACGAGTTTCGCGCGCTGTCCGGCGAGACGCCCGAGCGGCTGGCGCGGTCCCTGGCGCCGGCGCGCGAGAGCGGCTCCAGCTGA
- a CDS encoding DUF3052 family protein, producing the protein MGKEASGVWGQLSDGESEGKLLWEPPKLIFRGAVRGIYQGHALKNVRAQGDDLVLSDGTRFTLEPGQADKWVHAILNPPSRLDKLGVKPGMTVVIDGVEDEAFLEELATRVEPVEAEEGIDLLFLAAEDLADLDRMDDWKGALADKGAIWVVSRKGKGAPLKDTDILGAARGMGFSDTKVCGFSSTHTALRFVRRKGE; encoded by the coding sequence ATGGGTAAGGAGGCGAGCGGCGTCTGGGGCCAGCTGTCCGACGGCGAAAGCGAGGGCAAGCTTCTGTGGGAGCCGCCCAAGCTGATCTTCCGTGGCGCTGTGCGCGGCATCTATCAGGGCCACGCCCTCAAGAACGTCCGCGCCCAGGGCGACGACCTGGTCTTGAGCGACGGCACGCGCTTCACCCTGGAGCCTGGCCAGGCCGACAAGTGGGTCCACGCGATCCTCAACCCGCCCTCGCGCCTGGACAAGCTGGGCGTGAAGCCCGGCATGACCGTGGTGATCGACGGGGTCGAGGACGAGGCGTTCCTTGAAGAGCTGGCGACCCGCGTGGAGCCGGTCGAGGCCGAGGAGGGGATCGATCTCCTGTTCCTGGCCGCCGAAGATCTGGCCGATCTCGACCGCATGGACGACTGGAAGGGCGCCCTGGCCGACAAGGGCGCGATCTGGGTCGTCTCGCGCAAGGGCAAGGGCGCGCCGCTGAAGGACACCGACATCCTGGGCGCGGCGCGCGGCATGGGGTTCTCGGACACCAAGGTGTGCGGGTTTTCGAGCACGCACACGGCGTTGCGGTTCGTGCGGCGCAAGGGCGAGTAG